Proteins encoded in a region of the Marmota flaviventris isolate mMarFla1 chromosome 3, mMarFla1.hap1, whole genome shotgun sequence genome:
- the LOC114087312 gene encoding olfactory receptor 6C76-like has product MKNHTSATEFILLGLTDDPKLNLFIFLFLLFTYILSITGNLTIITLTLVDLHLKTPMYFFLRNFSFLEISFTTVTIPRYLVSIITGDKTISYNSCMAQVFFFILLGATEFFLLTAMSYDRYVAICKPLHYTTIMNSKVCTLLVLGSWLAGFLIIFPPVIMGLQLDFCDSNIIDHFTCDTSPMLLISCTDTSLLELLAFLLAILTLITTLTLVILSYVFIIKTILRIPSAEQRKKAFSTCSSHMIVVSISYGSCIFIYVKTSAKEGEALTKGIAVLNTSVAPMLNPFIYSLRNQQVKQSFKNFLKKCWSSKF; this is encoded by the coding sequence atgaaaaatcaTACATCTGCAACTGAGTTCATTCTTCTGGGATTAACAGATGACCCAAAACtcaatcttttcatttttctctttctacttttcaCCTACATACTGAGCATTACTGGAAACTTAACAATTATCACCCTCACTCTGGTAGACTTGCACCTAAAAACacccatgtatttcttcctcagGAATTTCTCTTTCCTAGAAATCTCATTCACCACAGTTACTATTCCTAGATACCTGGTCAGCATCATAACAGGGGATAAGACCATTTCCTACAATTCTTGCATGGCCCAGGTGTTTTTCTTCATATTGCTTGGTGCAacagaatttttccttttgactGCAATGTCCTATGACCGTTATGTGGCTATCTGCAAGCCTCTGCACTACACAACAATAATGAACAGCAAAGTCTGCACCCTGCTTGTCCTTGGTTCTTGGCTGGCAGGCTTCCTCATCATCTTTCCACCTGTGATCATGGGACTACAACTGGATTTTTGTGACTCCAACATCATTGACCACTTCACCTGTGACACCTCTCCTATGCTCCTGATCTCCTGCACAGACACGTCCTTACTAGAGCTCTTGGCATTTCTCCTGGCCATATTAACTCTCATTACAACCTTAACATTAGTGATTCTGTCCTATGTGTTCATCATTAAGACAATTCTGAGAATCCCCTCTGCTGAGCAAAGGAAAAAGGCCTTTTCCACTTGCTCCTCACACATGATTGTTGTCTCCATTTCTTATGGAAGCTGCATTTTCATATATGTCAAAACTTCAGCCAAAGAAGGGGAAGCATTGACCAAGGGCATAGCTGTGCTCAATACCTCTGTTGCCCCAATGTTAAATCCTTTTATTTACTCCTTAAGGAACCAGCAGGTAAAACAATCTTTTAAGAACTTTCTCAAAAAATGCTGGTcaagtaaattttaa